In Maridesulfovibrio sp., the genomic stretch TGGCGAAGCCCCGATAAAAAGTTTTTTTGGAAAGTCCAGAGAACCTTTTTTCCCAAAAAAAGGTTCTCTGGTCCCCGAAGGGCCGCCGGAGGCATATATATGAAAATGGAAATTTTAGCTTATCCTGAAGCGTCTTTGGGAGAGGTCTGTTCCAAGGTTGAGGAGATCACTCCTGAGCTGAGAGAGCAGGTCGAGAACATGATCGAGACCATGTATGAAGATGACGGCGTGGGCCTTGCGGCTCCGCAGGTCGGCATCCAGAAGCGCCTGATTGTTATCGATCCTTCGGGTCCTAAAGAGCGCACTGATTTACAGGTTATCGTCAACCCTGAGATTATTGAAAAGAGCAGTCAGAAGGTGGATTCCGAGGAAGCCTGCCTTTCCTGCCCCGGTTTCAAGTGCGTTATCAAACGCCACGAGAAAGTTACCGTCACCGGTACTGACCTTGAAGGCAACGAACTGCGTATTGAGGCCGATGACTTTCTGGCCATTGTGTTGCAGCATGAAATTGACCATCTTGATGGAACACTCATTGTCGACCATGTTGGCCGCCTGAAACGTGCAATGTACGATAAGAAGGTAAAGAAATGGCTGAAAAGCGCTGGAAATTAGTTTTCATGGGAACACCGGACTTTGCGTCCACTATTCTAGAATATCTGATAGAATGGGACGGATGTGAAGTTATCGGAGCCTATACCCAGCCGGACCGCAAATGCGGACGCGGGCAGAAAGTGCGTTGTTCCGCGGTTAAAGATGTAGCGCTCAAGCACGGCATTCCGGTTTACCAGCCCTTGAATTTCAAGGACGAAAAGGATGTAGAAGAGCTGCGCGCTCTGGAGCCGGATTTTTTGGTGGTTGCGGCTTATGGGTTAATTCTGCCGCAGTCCGTGCTGGATATTCCCGCTGTTATGCCCATTAACGTCCACGCTTCATTGCTGCCGAAGTATCGCGGTGCCGCCCCCATTCACCGTGCTGTTGCCAATGGCGACCATGCCACAGGCATTACCATTATGAAAATGGAAGCCGGGCTTGATACCGGCCCCATGCTCGTACAGCAGGCTCTCGGTATCGCTTGGGATGATTATACAGGCAAGATTCATGATGAGTTGGCTGCCATGGGCGGTCCTCTGGTCATGGAAACTCTGTTGCGCTATCAGGACGGTCGTTTGACTGTTATGGAACAGGATGATTCCATTGCCACCTATGCAGAGAAGCTTAGCAAGGAAGAAGGCCTGATCGATTGGAATCTTCCGGTTAAAGATGTTCACAACAAGATTCGGGGCATGTATCCCTGGCCCGGAGCTTATTACTTCTGGGCACCTGAAGGTAAGGATCCCATCCGCCTCGTACTTTCACCCGGCAAACCCGGAGAGGAAGAGGTCGGCGATCACGAACCCGGAACAATTGTCGGCGAATATGACGGCATGCTCGGTATTGCCTGTAAGGATAAAATTTATCTCGCATCAAAGGTCAAACCTGCCGGAAAAAAAGAAATGGACGGCAAGGCCTTCATGTGCGGTTATATGAATAAGTGCTGATTCAGCGCACCAAATTGGATCGATATTAATGAGTGTAGAAAAAGATAATAAAAAGCGTCTTTTCATAGGTCTTATTACCGGGACCTGTGTGCTGCTCTGTGCGTTTCTGGGCCTGATGTGGTATGTTCCTTATGCCGGACTGGACTCTTTCGGTGCATGGGCTGCATGGAGCTGGGGGCTGTTCATTTTTGCACTCATCGTGCTGGTTGCCTGGGGCTATGCCGGGCTGTTGGCAAATGTTGTGCTGCATCGCACCTTTCCATTTTCACAGAAGGCAAGGGGCTTGAGCGTAAAACTTTTCCTGCCCCTGATGACCATTCTGGGCCGTATTTTCGGTCTTTCCAAAAGAAAAATCCGCGGCTCTTTCATTAAGGTGAACAATGAGCTTGTCCTTTCAGAAGTAGGGCGTTTTGATCCCGAAAAGATCATGATTCTTACCCCGCATTGTCTACAGGCCAGTCGTTGCGATATGCGCCTGACATACGATATCGACAACTGCAAACGTTGTGGACTCTGTACTATTAAGGGGCTGCTTGATCTGCGGGATAAATACGGTGTGCATTTTCATGTCGCCACCGGGGGAACCATCGCCCGCCGTCTGGTTGTGCAGAACCGTCCGCGCATGATAATCGCGATTGCCTGCGAACGTGACCTTGCCAGCGGTATTCAGGATACCTATCCGCTTCCGGTTTACGGTGTGCTCAATGAGCGCCCGAATGGACCATGCCTTGATACACAGGTTTCACTTATTGCAGTTGAGGACGCGTTGCGCCGTTTTCTGAAGGAAGACAAACTTCCTGAAGATGTGGATAAAAATGTCGGTCTCACTCCTCTTACCGGGCTTTAAGCCGGGATTTATAATGAAGAAAAATTCTTTGCCCGGCCCCCGGGGAGTTGCCTTTGACTGTGTCACCCGCGCCCTTGACGGCGGGGCTGATGCGCAGGCTGTTCTGGATAATGCTTTGACCGCTGCAAAACTAGACGGTCGTGACCGCGGTTTTGTTACTGAAATTCTTTATGGCTACCTGCGTATGCGCCTGCGCTTGCAGGCGGTCCTGAATTGTTTTCTTTCCCGTCCTGACGGATTGCCACAGCCT encodes the following:
- a CDS encoding DUF116 domain-containing protein — encoded protein: MSVEKDNKKRLFIGLITGTCVLLCAFLGLMWYVPYAGLDSFGAWAAWSWGLFIFALIVLVAWGYAGLLANVVLHRTFPFSQKARGLSVKLFLPLMTILGRIFGLSKRKIRGSFIKVNNELVLSEVGRFDPEKIMILTPHCLQASRCDMRLTYDIDNCKRCGLCTIKGLLDLRDKYGVHFHVATGGTIARRLVVQNRPRMIIAIACERDLASGIQDTYPLPVYGVLNERPNGPCLDTQVSLIAVEDALRRFLKEDKLPEDVDKNVGLTPLTGL
- the def gene encoding peptide deformylase, which translates into the protein MKMEILAYPEASLGEVCSKVEEITPELREQVENMIETMYEDDGVGLAAPQVGIQKRLIVIDPSGPKERTDLQVIVNPEIIEKSSQKVDSEEACLSCPGFKCVIKRHEKVTVTGTDLEGNELRIEADDFLAIVLQHEIDHLDGTLIVDHVGRLKRAMYDKKVKKWLKSAGN
- the fmt gene encoding methionyl-tRNA formyltransferase yields the protein MAEKRWKLVFMGTPDFASTILEYLIEWDGCEVIGAYTQPDRKCGRGQKVRCSAVKDVALKHGIPVYQPLNFKDEKDVEELRALEPDFLVVAAYGLILPQSVLDIPAVMPINVHASLLPKYRGAAPIHRAVANGDHATGITIMKMEAGLDTGPMLVQQALGIAWDDYTGKIHDELAAMGGPLVMETLLRYQDGRLTVMEQDDSIATYAEKLSKEEGLIDWNLPVKDVHNKIRGMYPWPGAYYFWAPEGKDPIRLVLSPGKPGEEEVGDHEPGTIVGEYDGMLGIACKDKIYLASKVKPAGKKEMDGKAFMCGYMNKC